The following coding sequences are from one Nicotiana tomentosiformis chromosome 3, ASM39032v3, whole genome shotgun sequence window:
- the LOC104092536 gene encoding eukaryotic translation initiation factor 5B-like yields MGRKKGTEREEDNPEPAKQVAGGGGGKSKKKNRGVIDDDEYSIGTELSEEPSVQDESLPAAPAFGKKKGKKGKKSGPRDDDDDDDEMDEKHVVKEDDVPEIIFAGKKKSSKKKNVAIDDDEYSVGTELYEEPVVVEEKVAGGKKKGKKGKKGGGANASNYGVLGEDDDEEDRLDLTRDSDQEDESIAPFSGKVKKSKPGKGSASVFSTAFDTIGDEDDDETGQQSEEDEEPVVASTGRIGDNSFSSALLDEEEEADTSVSKLEAETVEEDDEPELIFAGKKKSSKKKKKGAVSMNEDDVREEAEPVQASTSFNPEEADDNRSKKQVPETSKNKTKKKKGGRTVQEDEDEIDKILAELGEAQAPAPAPSEEKVQVQDKSKKKKGGKTAQEEDDIDKILAEIGEGQDTSALPPASLPQEEKDQLGDDAAEKEAVEEGAVESAAAKKKKKKKEKEKEKKAAAAAASNVEEKQEETKNDAKGKLTDKKQSKQVREMQERLKKMKEAEERKKREEEEKLRKEEEERLRQEELERLAEEKKRLKKEKEKEKLLKKKQEGKLLTGKQKEEARRLEAMRKQFLANGGTLPLPGGENKKETTKRPIYKTKKSKPQAQANGKAQEESFESTEIKEHQQEIVSEVNSMETEKVEDVDSTITEEKSEVADAEENEVEEEEDDEEWDAKSWDDADLKLPGKSAFEDEEVDSEPQPITKKEIKTASSSAHDAATLPVAAKSVVPTQKAAATLPGVPKNDQSRRGEPEDRVADQNKQKDIPKDRVTGKPGAPPNQSEDNLRSPICCIMGHVDTGKTKLLDCIRGTNVQEGEAGGITQQIGATYFPAENIRERTKELKADATLKVPGLLVIDTPGHESFTNLRSRGSGLCDIAILVVDIMHGLEPQTIESLNLLKMRNTEFIVALNKVDRLYGWKVCKNAPIVKAMKQQSKDVQFEFNNRLTQVVTQFKEQGINTELYYKNKDMGKDTFSIVPTSAISGEGIPDMLLLLVQWTQKTMVERLTFSNEIQCTVLEVKVIEGHGTTIDVVLVNGVLHEGDQIVVCGMQGPIVASIRALLTPHPMKELRVKGTYLHHKKIKAAQGIKITAQGLEHAIAGTSLYVVGPDDDVEDIKEAAMEDMRSVMNRIDKSGEGVYVQASTLGSLEALLEFLKTPDVSIPVSGIGIGPVHKKDVMKASVMLEKKKEYATILAFDVKVTQEARELADELGVKVFMADIIYHLFDQFKAYMDTIKEEKKKEVAEEAVFPCVLKIVPNCVFNKKDPIVLGVDVLEGIARIGTPICIPQKDFIDIGRVASIENNHKPVDSAKKGQRVAIKIVGSNPEEQQKMFGRHFEEEDELVSKISRRSIDILKTNFRKDLSVEDWRLVVKLKTLFKIN; encoded by the exons ATGGGGAGAAAGAAGGGGACAGAACGCGAAGAGGATAACCCTGAGCCCGCCAAGCAGGTTGCGGGTGGTGGGGGAGGTAAGTCGAAGAAGAAGAATCGGGGGGTGATTGACGATGATGAGTACTCTATCGGAACTGAATTGTCTGAAGAACCTTCGGTTCAGGACGAGTCACTACCGGCTGCACCTGCCTTTGGTAAGAAAAAGGGCAAGAAGGGCAAGAAATCGGGGCCCAGAGATGATGACGACGATGACGATGAAATGGACGAGAAGCATGTTGTGAAAGAGGATGATGTGCCAGAAATTATTTTTGCAGGTAAAAAGAAGTCATCTAAGAAGAAGAATGTGGCAATTGATGATGATGAGTACTCTGTTGGAACAGAGTTATATGAAGAGCCTGTGGTTGTGGAAGAAAAAGTAGCAGGTGGCAAGAAAAAAGGTAAAAAGGGGAAGAAGGGTGGTGGGGCAAATGCCTCTAATTATGGAGTACTTGGAGAGGATGATGATGAGGAAGACAGGTTGGATCTAACGAGGGATAGTGACCAAGAAGATGAAAGCATTGCCCCCTTCTCTGGGAAAGTGAAGAAGTCGAAGCCGGGTAAAGGCAGTGCAAGTGTGTTTTCTACAGCTTTTGATACAATTGGTGATGAGGATGATGATGAAACTGGGCAACAatctgaggaagatgaagaaCCAGTGGTTGCTAGTACAGGGAGGATTGGTGACAATTCATTTAGTTCAGCACTTcttgatgaagaagaagaggCAGATACTTCTGTTTCTAAGTTGGAGGCTGAGACAGTTGAAGAGGATGATGAGCCAGAACTTATTTTTGCAGGTAAAAAGAAGTCatctaagaagaagaaaaaaggtgCTGTCAGCATGAATGAAGACGATGTTAGGGAAGAAGCTGAACCTGTACAAGCTAGCACGTCGTTTAATCCTGAAGAAGCTGATGATAATAGAAGCAAAAAGCAGGTGCCAGAAACTTCTAAGAACAAAACCAAGAAGAAAAAGGGTGGGCGTACAGTTCAAGAAGATGAGGATGAGATTGACAAGATCCTAGCAGAGCTTGGTGAAGCACAAGCTCCTGCTCCTGCTCCTTCTGAAGAGAAAGTGCAGGTGCAAGATAAATCGAAGAAGAAAAAGGGTGGTAAAACGGCTCAAGAGGAGGATGACATTGACAAAATTCTGGCGGAAATTGGTGAAGGGCAAGATACATCTGCACTGCCTCCTGCTTCTCTTCCACAAGAGGAGAAAGATCAACTAGGTGATGATGCTGCTGAGAAGGAAGCAGTAGAAGAAGGAGCTGTGGAGTCTGCTGctgcaaagaagaagaaaaagaagaaggagaaggaaaaagagaaaaaggCAGCTGCAGCAGCTGCATCTAATGTGGAGGAAAAGCAGGAAGAAACAAAAAATGATGCAAAAGGAAAATTGACGGATAAGAAACAGTCAAAGCAGGTTAGGGAGATGCAAGAGAGACTCAAAAAGATGAAGGAAGCTGAAGAAAGGAAGAAGAGGGAAGAAGAGGAAAAGCTaaggaaggaagaagaagaacgacttcgtCAGGAAGAACTAGAAAGACTTGCAGAAGAGAAGAAACGTTTGAAAAAGGAGAAAGAGAAGGAAAAGCTCTTGAAGAAGAAACAAGAGGGAAAACTGCTTACAGGAAAGCAAAAAGAAGAAGCTCGAAGATTAGAAGCAATGAGGAAGCAATTTCTTGCTAATGGTGGGACACTGCCACTCCCGGGGGGTGAGAATAAGAAAGAGACAACTAAACGGCCCATTTATAAAACAAAGAAGTCGAAGCCACAAGCTCAGGCAAATGGCAAAGCCCAGGAAGAGTCTTTTGAAAGCACAGAAATTAAAGAACATCAGCAGGAGATTGTGTCCGAGGTTAATTCCATGGAAACTGAGAAGGTTGAGGATGTGGATTCGACGATTACAGAGGAGAAGTCAGAAGTAGCTGATGCAGAAGAAAAtgaagttgaagaagaagaagatgatgaggaATGGGATGCAAAGAGTTGGGATGATGCTGATCTGAAACTGCCTGGTAAGAGTGCTTTTGAAGACGAGGAGGTAGATTCAGAACCGCAACCTATAACTAAGAAAGAGATTAAGACTGCAAGTTCATCTGCTCATGACGCAGCCACTCTGCCTGTTGCTGCCAAGTCTGTTGTTCCTACTCAAAAAGCTGCTGCAACTTTACCAGGTGTACCTAAGAATGACCAAAGTAGGAGGGGTGAGCCTGAGGATAGGGTTGCCGACCAAAATAAGCAGAAAGACATCCCTAAAGACCGGGTAACAGGAAAACCTGGTGCTCCTCCTAACCAGAGTGAAGACAATCTCCGGTCTCCTATTTGCTGTATTATGGGTCATGTTGATACTGGTAAAACCAAGCTACTTGACTGCATACGAGGCACTAATGTTCAAGAAGGTGAAGCTGGAGGGATTACTCAGCAGATAGGTGCAACTTACTTTCCAGCCGAGAATATACGCGAGAGAACTAAGGAGCTCAAAGCTGATGCCACACTGAAGGTCCCTGGTTTATTGGTCATTGACACTCCTGGACATGAATCTTTCACGAATCTGCGTTCTCGAGGTTCAGGATTATGTGATATAGCAATTTTGGTTGTTGACATTATGCATGGGCTAGAACCACAAACCATAGAGTCACTTAATCTTCTGAAGATGAGGAATACTGAATTTATTGTTGCTCTGAATAAG GTGGATAGGCTGTATGGATGGAAAGTTTGCAAGAATGCTCCCATTGTAAAGGCAATGAAGCAACAGTCCAAAGATGTTCAGTTTGAGTTTAATAATAGGCTCACTCAG GTTGTTACCCAGTTCAAGGAACAAGGAATAAATACTGAGTTGTACTACAAAAACAAAGATATGGGGAAAGATACTTTCAGTATCGTACCAACCAGTGCTATCAG TGGTGAAGGTATCCCTGACATGTTGTTGTTACTTGTTCAATGGACACAAAAGACAATGGTAGAGAGACTTACTTTCAGCAATGAAATCCAG TGTACGGTTTTGGAGGTTAAGGTTATTGAGGGTCACGGGACAACCATTGACGTGGTTTTGGTTAATGGTGTGCTTCATGAAGGAGATCAAATAGTCGTTTGTGGCATGCAG GGACCTATTGTTGCCTCAATCCGAGCGTTACTAACGCCTCACCCAATGAAGGAACTCCGAGTAAAG GGAACATATTTGCATCATAAGAAAATCAAGGCTGCCCAGGGTATAAAGATTACTGCTCAG GGCCTTGAGCATGCAATTGCTGGCACTAGTCTATATGTTGTGGGGCCTGATGACGACGTGGAAGACATCAAAGAAGCAGCTATGGAAGATATGAGGTCAGTGATGAACAGGATCGACAAAAGTGGAGAGGGAGTATATGTTCAAGCATCTACACTTGGATCATTGGAAGCTTTGCTGGAATTCTTGAAGACCCCAGACGTAAGCATACCTGTCAGTGGGATTGGCATAGGCCCTGTGCATAAAAAGGATGTCATGAAAGCCAGTGTTATGCTTGAGAAGAAGAAAGAGTATGCAACAATCTTGGCCTTTGATGTTAAAGTGACACAGGAAGCTCGGGAACTTGCAGATGAACTTGGTGTCAAGGTTTTTATGGCTGATATTATATACCACTTGTTTGATCAGTTTAAGGCCTACATGGACACTATCaaggaagaaaaaaagaaggaagTTGCTGAAGAAGCAGTCTTCCCCTGTGTGCTCAAGATCGTACCAAATTGTGTCTTCAACAAGAAGGATCCAATTGTTCTGGGGGTTGATGTTCTTGAGGGCATTGCCAGG ATTGGAACTCCAATATGTATTCCTCAAAAGGACTTCATTGATATTGGTCGTGTTGCATCCATTGAGAACAACCATAAGCCTGTTGACTCTGCGAAGAAAGGCCAGAGGGTGGCTATTAAG ATTGTCGGATCTAACCCTGAGGAGCAACAGAAGATGTTTGGCAGGCATTTTGAAGAGGAGGATGAGCTTGTCAGCAAAATTTCAAGGAGGTCCATTGACATACTGAAGACCAATTTCCGG AAGGACCTGTCTGTTGAGGATTGGAGACTTGTCGTGAAACTGAAAACCCTCTTCAAGATAAATTGA